The genomic DNA GGCCAAAGGAGGCGAGGTCTGGGAAGACGACTACCATGATGGGGTTGCACGCTGAAGCACGTTGCAGTGGGATGCCCGTATAATGCTTGTCTAGttggtgctggtgatggcATTAACGTAACGGAGCAGTGGCGGTCTAAGTCGTCGTTTTTCACAATTCTGCACACCTGTATCAGTGCTGTACATCGACCTGCCAATTGAGtataagctatatataaTCCAGGCCTCTATGTCCTAGTTCACTTTACATCTTGCCGCTCAGCGCCCTTGGAGCGTTGCGCTTCGATTCGCACTTGACAATGCGCGCGCCCTTGGCTTGACGCATACACCACTTATTTAGGCTAGCAGTGCGGCATGTCGTCTGGCCAAGGGGTGCGACCGTCCAGTCGTCAGCACGGAACAAGCACTCGGGGCAACGCATACACGTCGCCAAGGTTCTCTTATCACTTCACGTTCCATGCAACTGTTCTCGCACCCCGGGACCCCCCATCGTCACGAGGTCGCTGCACGGTGATGTATGTGTACATGTAATCTCTGCCGCCAGGGCGTTTTATGGCTCTGGCGCATAGACGTCGTATGGCCTTGGGCGCGCAGGATCAAACCGCGCAATGTCTCCGGCGGACATGTCCGTCAAACTATATCGTAATCGAAAAAAAGGCACAAGAGAAAATAAATATCGAAAAGACAAAGTGTGTGTCGTTGGGGGGTTGCCTGTGCTGTCGTCGAAACACTCGCACGAGCCGTCAGAGACTCGTTGCGCATTTTACGCGCAACGCATATGGTTGAATGGCTCTAGCGTTGGGGTGATGTGGTCTCGAtaggcgggagggagggagggagggagttGTCGAAAGCCCATGGTCGAGTCGATGGGGAGCGGGCATGTGCTTCCAAGAGGGCTTGTAGTAGTTAGTTGGCTTTGAGGGTTCAGATAAACCACTCAACTTGCAGGTTTGTGTTATGGACACATGGCTGAAAAGCGATGGGTGTAAAGCTGGACAGCGCTGGGATTGAAATTGCTAGACGAAAACGGCGGGTGCGAAATGGGAGAGAGTCCAATCGAGTCAAGCCCGCCACGGGAGCACCGACATAATACGCACCAAGTCGAATGCAATTGATGACCCCAGGCACACTACATGAACTATGTGTCCACGTTCTTGCGTAAATGGCAACATGGGCGTATGAGCGGATGTAGAATGCTTTTCAGGTAGTTCATCTCGAGTAGAAGTGGGTTTCTTTCCGTGATGAGTTGGGTCAACTTTAGCTTTCATGACGTATTCAACTCATTCACGATGCGCATGTGAGCCTCATTGATGTGAATATGCATAACATAACCCGCGACCTATCGTCACCCCATGACGATCACTTGAGAGATCCAGCGCAAGATTCATCGTTAAAGCAAACCTATCTAACTCTTTTCTCTCTCCACTGCATTATTAATTCTCGGCTTTATAAGATCCATGGGGCCCTCACATGCAATGAGTTGAGTCTCCTTCCCCGTCCCCGCAAGCGTTGCTTCCGATGTGGCCGTGAGGCAGACAGAGCTCCGTCCGATATTGGCCACATCCGCAGCAACGCAACGGCCGCCGATCTGAAGCGCAAGCATCACCATGGGTGAAGAGCACCAAGAGCCGAATCAATCGGGTCATCATGGCTTGGAACCCGAGGACAGACCTGAACGGCTCGCGACGCGAGACCCCAGGCCATGAGGGCGACTCCATCATCGGTATCATCGTCACGATATAAGAAGCCTCCGTTGAGCATCACATCACCATGGCGAGACATCACATCACGTCAATCACGATCAACCTTCTCCCGCAACCAGCAACCTTGCCTCACAAAGGCAACCAACCGATCATTCGCTTCTTAAACATAGAGATTCAAAGCAACTGACGGACCGAAAAGCCCCCCATCATGTTTTCCTCCGCGCAGCCCGTCCTCCCGCCCGGCACCCTCGTGCTCGTTACCGGCGTCTCCGGCTTCATCGGCAgccacgtcgccgacaagctcctgGCCGCGGGGTACGCCGTCCGCGGCACAacgcgcgacgcggccaagcacgcctggctcgcggcgctgttCGACGACAGGTACGGCAAGGGCCGGTTCGAGCTGCACGGCGTGCCGGACATGGCTGCCGAGGGGGCCTTTGACCAGGTTCTCCAAGGTAGGCACACAGTTTCGATATATGCCCAGGTGTCAAGATGTTCTACACAGTTTCGATATATGTCCAAGTGTCAAGTTTCTTCTTCCACTCAATGCCCCGGTCGTTTCCACCCCTTTTCTCCGGCCCTAATCACGCCGATGCTGGGACATCTCGAGAAAGCTATACAAGTTTGCATTCGAGTGGCATGGGCATCATATCAGGGTTTTGCGTGTCATGTCGATGAAAATATCAggggctgatgatgatgatgataataATCCCGCGCAGGAGCCTCCGGCGTCATCAACATCGCCTCCGACACCACCTTCGCGCCGGACCCGCACGCCGTCATCACGcccaccgtcgccggcgcggtgaacctcgcgcgcgccgcctcgcgcacgccCTCGGTGCGGCGCTTCGTGCAgacgtcgagctgcgcctcggccgcgaaCCCCGgtcccatcaccaccacggccaccaccgggcccgacaacggcggcagaGAGTACCCAACCATCACCAAGGAGACGTGGaacgatgccgccgtggcgcaggCGTGGGCCCCGCCTCCGTACGAGCCCGCCCGGGGCTTCGCCGTGTACGCCGCGTGCAAgaccgaggcggagagggcgcTGTGGAGGTGGTATCGTGAGACGCGGCCTGCGCTCGTGCTCAACGCTGGTGAGCCTAACTTGACTCCCTAACCCCCCTTACATGAAGGCggcgcctggcctggcctggcctgctgcGTCCCCAACCATGTGACGCATGAAGCCGCCCCTTAGATGTAGAGCGGTGCGTGTGTGCTGACGAGAAACTCTTACAAGTACTTCCGAGCATGAACATGGGCAAGAGTCTGGATGTGACGCATCAGGGGCACCCGTCCACGTCggggctcgtcgcggcgctgttCACGGGCAACCACGATGATCTCGCCTCCGCTGCGCAATGTATGTAATGTACCTACTTATCCCACCCCCctttcttctccttctcctgccTCTCTCCTGCTGCCTCTACTAGtcctccatcatcatccctACTTGCAAGGCTGACCAAGCACCCACGCGCGCACCAGACTTTTACATAGACGTGCAAGACACGGCGCGGCtgcacgtcgccgcgctgctgcacccaGACGTGCGTGAGGAGCGGCTGTTCGCCTACGCGGGCCCTTACACCTGGCGCACGATCCAGCGTGCCATGCAAGAGCTGTACCCGCGCCGTACGTTCGCGCCGGACGTGGCGGACGCGCCGCTCGACGGGAGCGTGGTGCcggggacggcgcgcgccgaggccctcctGCGCGAGATGGGGCGCGACGGATGGACGAGCCTAGAGGACTGCGTGAGGATGAACACGGAGGACCTGGCTGTGTAGGTGGTTTACTGGGTTTCTCGTGCGCCTCTGTGTGTGGCACGGATGTGTGCCCGGGCGCCGACGTTTATGTGAGGGGTGGTCGGGCAGTCGAGACGTCCCGCAGGGGATGTCTGGTGGCATTGGTTGTCATGGGCTGGTTGGCGGTGATGGGAGGAGAGGGCAGCCCGACCATCGGGATGTGACCGCATATGCTCATTTGAGTACGGGTGGCCAACTCTAACGGGTTCTATCGTGGTTGTGGAGCGGATAAGAGAAGATGTACGTGAGTTCGGGTGGCCAGTATATACGCCGGGCAGTACTCtcggtcggcgaggcggcgcggcaccaGAGAGTGACTGGAACAAAGTAACGTGAGCCAGATATACCGATAGCTTGCACACTGAGCGCTTTGTCCGGGACTGAAgacatcgccatcgtcacaGCGAGGTGGCCTGTGGCCTCGTGTGGACAGGACGTCAACTACAAAAGTAGCCATGCCATTTGTCAGTTGGTCTGCTACAATAGGCCCATCAACAGAGTCGAGCGGTGCAAGGCCCGTACCGGCCATTGCCCGCTGGGTCTTCTCCGAGGGTCGGTATCGGCCttgcgccgccaacgacgaacagcagcagagaTGCCACGTGCTGCGATGGCCCGGGACGAGGCCGATCAGGCTCACTTTCAGTTGGTCGAGCAGCCCAAGCACGTGGCAGCTCATGTGCGGCCGCTTCAACCACGGCGGCTAGCACGGCAGAGTCTCACGGACGAACACGCGCCCACTCACATGGCATGGGAGCAAaccgctcctcctcgtcgcgaACCAAACAAGGCACGGCTGGATGGACGGACCCCGCCCTGATCGGTTGTTGCGTTCCGGCCAGCAATGGCTCGCCAACGTGGGGTGAAACGACACGCGTGCCCGTGTGCAACCGAGCAGagcggctcgccgccagtcCCATCCGTGAGACGCCAGACGGGCAGCCGCGCATCGAGTTCAGTGCAGCTGGCCCGTTGTGGCACAGCGTCGGGGGCCAAGGAACGTGTGAAGGAAGGGACGGCATCCCTGGTCTGAGACATGCGGTAACCAGAGGCAGGCTCCACGACAGACGCGCATCGGGCAGGTCAAAGTCCTTCGGCAGCCGACCGATGCCATGCATGGAGACTATCAATCCagccgtccatccaccagGGGCAGACCAAAAAAAACAGAGCCGCGTCTCGCCAGGGCTGCCGGTGAGCCGTCacactctcctcctccctcccccacccaGGCGGGCGGATAGAGGGCAGGCAGGACATCAAGGGAACCACGTGGCACAAGCGCTCAGGTCGGGGTTGTTGTATGGAGTGGGCGGCTGAGGAGAAGCTCGGACGTCGATATTCTTTTCTTCATCGGGGCCAAAGATACAGTCAGGCTTCTCGTCCTTGATTCGTCGCCacggggcgaggaggacaaaAGAGAGACGGCTCGCGTTGGTCGGCCTGCCGATGACGGGCTTGACGGCACCccgggatgggatggggggcATGCCAGGCTtcggaggagctgctgctgctgcgacggcacAAAGATGAAACTGCGCTGTaagacagcagcagcagacgagAGGAGCGAATGGCCTGTTCGCTTGGCACGCAGATGCGAGGGCATGCGGCCACGGAGGGCGGGGTTGCATTTGgagaagcgcgcgcgcgttggGTGCCCGCGacacgagcgagcgaggctgCTGACGGCGACAAAGGCCCAATGAAGGCGCCGAGTGGCTTCGTCCAAGGATCCAATGGAcgtgcggctgctgccgatGGCATCAGCTCGAgggggggcggtggtggttgcatacatatgtacttcgtacctccATGATAGGtacatggatggatgatattatcgacggcggctggtgcggTGTTCCCATGGCCGGGGCGGGATGCGTTGCAACGCAATTGCGGCGCGAGGCATCGTTGGGTGTGCCGCAATGAGGCAGCgttgggtgggtgggcggagTGCAACAAGAGTTGCAAGTGCAAGGTTTGCAGCAGcaacctcctccttctcgtcctctGGAAGTTGTCCTCCACCTTGCAAATGATGGCGTTAGCGAAACGTCCGCCGAGCGCCGGGGGAGGCTGCGGTGGCTGCACGCCGTGGCTGAGTTGAAGACACAGcacggacgaggcgccgccagccttgGAAGTGGAGGATGGAGGAACTTGGCCCCAGGGCATTTGCATCGCTGGTGGATTGTCCCCCCGACTGCATGACCGAGCAGCCCTGATGAGCCACCTCACCTCTGCCCTGTGCAAGCCCCTGgagcgtggtggtggtggtggctgcacCAGCACGTGCTGCGGGTGGCGGGAGGCAGACTCAGGCTTTCCATCCGTTCATTCCAAGgttccatcccatcccggcCCATCCCCTGCGAACACCAGGTGGCTGTTCCCCCCTTTCGTCTGTTTGACGATTTCCCAAGCAAGCTAACGGGCGATCAGGGCCTTGGACAGGACGAACGATACCTTGACGACACGCGAACAAGAATAGAAACCTCCatggccccgccgccggcgcgtcaCAGTCACGACAGCCCTGCAGCCCCTGCAGGTCCGAAGCCGTGGAACCCGCACCGGAGGGGCGTCCCCAGGCGGGATGACGGGCGATTGACGGAACCTGGAATGGCTGACAATTTGCAACGAATGCACTGCGTATACATCGAGGTAGCAGTGGTGAAAAGGCAAAAGGCGTGCACCAACCACACCATACCACCACCCCTGTCTCTGGGGTCGACGGCCGGCTTgggtcgacggcgatgccgatggAGGAGGGTACGATTTCGCCAGAGGCGCTTCCTAGTCTGCCGTACCACGACTCCTCGGGACCAAGGCCGTCGACTGATTGGCGAGGGCATGCAAAGCAAGGCAATCTTGGAGCCCGAGCTGAGTTTGGTTGCAACCCGTACGTAAATAAGGTGGTTGACGCGGCACGCGACGACCTCGTGGTCCTGCTGCACCTTGTTGGTGCTGACAGTACGTAGTAGTGAGCCGTTCCTCTTTtttccccttctccccctgCGTTGGTCTGGGTGGTGCTGCATCGGTCGGTCGTCCTTGTGCTTCCACAAGTCTTCCAGCTCGCGTTCCATGCCACACACCCTtccacggccgacgacgatcaGAAAGAATATAACCACAAGTTGGGGGCCGAACATGCATGCGGGAGAGACACTGCAACCGCACATGGGCCCTGCCCCTGACCTGTCTGTGCCTGTGGTTTTTTGCTTTTCCCAGGTGCCGCGCAGCGTCAATCTTGACCATATTCTCCGGCATCGCGTGTCAGACATGCACAAGAGGGGAGCGCGGCTGCGACAgctgtctctgtctctgtctttgcctttgcctttgcctCGCCCTGGGCTTGGTTTGGCCtgcgcggcaacggcagggtaggcaagcaggcaggcagggcctTCATTTCCGCAGCATCCGCGTGCTGCGTAGATGACGACTGCTGGGCGTTCGTTTctctgctgttgctgtcATGGCTTCCTTTTCGTGCGGGCTTTGCCCACATGGTTTGCGGGCGTGGCATCGCGCGTGCTGGCCAACACAACGAAATGGGAGATTGTGCACTGCTACCTACTACAACGTGCTGTCCAGTGAGACAGCGTCCAAGCACCGTCCAAAGCACACCGACACTGCGGGCGGCACTCGTGCCTCCATGACTGATGGGgtgctggtgttgctggtgAGTGGAGCTTCGACAGGTTGCGTGGCTGCTCTGCTTCATCAGCGGACACATGGATGGCCCCCATCATGCCCTGCAGCGAAGCGCGGGCACCCACCTTGGGCAAAGGCCAAGGTGTCATAGGTGGTGCCTGGCGAGCCTGGGCGTGAATTCCATTAGTTCCCGGTGACGGCAACTCCAGCGCTCCCAGGGCGGGCTTagcggcgtgcgtgcctggcctgggctcCAGCAGGACGGGGCAGATACCACTGCACCTCACCCAATGCTCCCAGCGACTTGTGGAGGGCAACTGGCGGACACCTACTAGGTACAACACCTGCAACTGAACCGGactggaggaggggagggcttGCAGGGCTTCGCAGGGCTTGCAGGGCTTGCCGGGGTGGGCCGTCTGCACTGGCCGAGTTTGGCCAAGCGCGGGCCTGCTGGGGTCCCCTTTGgctcactcacccacccaccaggACCAAGCCAggcccatcatcatccttcCGCCTCCACTCCAAAGCGTCCATGCGAatcatcagcagcatcgtcatccgGCCGCCATGGCAAGCCATTCCCTTTGGCTCAGCCCGTCCCTGGGCCCCGGCACGCGCGCGAGGATCCTCCGCGCTCCACGACCCCCACCCATCCCATCCCTGGCTGcacgcatcgcatcgcatcgcatccatgaagaaggaagaagaagagtCCAAGAAGACGCGGTACGCGGCCATTACGGTTGGTGGCCACGAGTGCCCGAGACCAACAAACGACCGACTGCTCCGACGAGGCAACAGCAACTGCCagcgccgctcgctcgcatgGCTTTCCCATCGACCACGCGATGGCACGCCACGCCGGACGCAGTGCTCGCCAACGCAAGCTGGCCAACTCTCGTCTTCGTGGACGATGTCACCCTacggccgctgccgtcgcccaaTGGTGATCCTCGCCCAGCAccaaccatccatccaacgcccagcaagcccaatctctctctcgcctcgtcggccgccctTTGAGACGCAACATGCACACCAAGCGCGCGAGCCGGTTTCCAGAAGGACGGCAGAacgcctgcctggccctcccccccctgcAACATCTCTTTTCCCCCCGGCAGGGATCATCCCCTCGCACCTCAATTTGCGAGCGGGTGGTCaggcggccgccccccctgccggttggctcgtcggcctttCCAGACGGACACCACCTTTgggtccgccgccgcagcatgGAAGCCCCAGGCAGCGCTTCGAGGCGCGTTTCAGAATGCGTTGAGACCTGCGGTGAGAAATGACTCCGTTCCTGAAACGGCTCGGCCCCTGTTGGCCGCCTGGACAGGGATCCCATGCCCACACTTTGATGAAGACCCAGGCACGAACCCGTTGTTATTTCATCACCATGGCGGAGGCCCTTCTCCCAGATCTTCTAGAAGCCCTTCCCCCGGCTCCTTTCCCTTCCCCTCGTGCGCGCCCCGTTTCCTTCCATTGTTCCTGGCCCGAGTTCCCCTTCCCGTTCCCTCGTCtcacctcgcccgcccgcccatccgcCCGCTCTCATCGACGAACACGCATTCAAGTGACAGCTCAATCCTGCGCCCAGCATCCtgagcatcgccgccggcttcacCGCCAGTCTACGCccaccgcgcgcgccctcaaCACCagaccacgacgacgtgggccGCGTactccgcctcgtcctcggcctctgcCGACACAaacgcgcccccccccacgCTGCCatcgcgcccgtcgtcatctgtGCGAGATCCATCGCGCCTCTTGCGCGCGGTgagccgccgcagacgacacggaccgccgtcgcccggtCCACCTC from Purpureocillium takamizusanense chromosome 4, complete sequence includes the following:
- a CDS encoding uncharacterized protein (EggNog:ENOG503NX58~COG:V) — protein: MFSSAQPVLPPGTLVLVTGVSGFIGSHVADKLLAAGYAVRGTTRDAAKHAWLAALFDDRYGKGRFELHGVPDMAAEGAFDQVLQGASGVINIASDTTFAPDPHAVITPTVAGAVNLARAASRTPSVRRFVQTSSCASAANPGPITTTATTGPDNGGREYPTITKETWNDAAVAQAWAPPPYEPARGFAVYAACKTEAERALWRWYRETRPALVLNAVLPSMNMGKSLDVTHQGHPSTSGLVAALFTGNHDDLASAAQYFYIDVQDTARLHVAALLHPDVREERLFAYAGPYTWRTIQRAMQELYPRRTFAPDVADAPLDGSVVPGTARAEALLREMGRDGWTSLEDCVRMNTEDLAV